In Spirosoma agri, one DNA window encodes the following:
- a CDS encoding LytTR family DNA-binding domain-containing protein, producing MRSTLKGIESALGQHPQFFRCHRAFVVNLSTVVHADGNARGYQLPLEGGEGDDTGFAQPPERVRCPPEGTQPLSYSSLIVPNSPQTACLSRSLCRVSHPLALAENTSHVCPNQWSRKTRLTDN from the coding sequence CTGCGTTCGACGCTGAAAGGCATAGAATCCGCACTTGGTCAACACCCGCAGTTTTTCCGCTGCCACCGGGCGTTTGTGGTGAATTTGTCGACGGTGGTTCATGCCGATGGCAACGCCCGTGGCTATCAGCTTCCGCTCGAGGGGGGTGAAGGAGACGATACCGGTTTCGCGCAGCCTCCTGAGCGCGTTCGATGCCCGCCTGAAGGCACTCAGCCGCTTTCCTATTCATCCCTAATTGTCCCCAATAGCCCACAAACAGCCTGTTTGTCCCGTTCCCTTTGCCGAGTGTCCCACCCCCTTGCGTTGGCTGAAAACACCAGCCATGTTTGTCCTAACCAATGGTCACGAAAAACCCGGCTAACGGATAATTAG